The following is a genomic window from Citrifermentans bemidjiense Bem.
GTCCAGGATCAGCGTGGAAATGGTCGGATGGCTCGAACGCAGAAGCGACTCGGAACAGCCGGTGCACTCCTGGAAATGGAGCCAGATCACCGCGGGGTTGCCGTTTTTCTCGATCGCCTCGGCAACCTGCGTGTGCATGGCGAAGGGAAGCCCCATCATGGCCGTCGCGGTGACGCAGGTCTTCATGAAACTCCTCCGGGTTACCCCCTCGCAGAACATCTCTTCTTTCATAACAACCCTCCCTCGGAATAAAGAACAAAAACCGCACGTATACGGCAACACCCGTGCCAATTTCGTAAACAAATTCCAAAGACGAAAGATGCTGATTTTACAGGAACAAAAAAAGCGGCTGCCGTGGGGTAATCCCGCCGGTGCCGCTTTTGTCCCAATTTGCCTGGGTACTTCTGTCCCGCGATTGTATCATTTTGTCCCGCCGCAAGGGGGACCCGCCTTATTCCAGCTCCAGCTCCTTGACCCTCAACTCCTCTCCGGCTACGACGCTCAGGCCAAAGGCGCCGCACCCGGGACATGGCTGGTACAGGGTGGAGATGGAGAACTCGCCGTGGCAGGCGGGGCAGCTGCCGACGCCCGGGACCAGTTCCAGTTGCAGGCGCGCTCCCTCCAGGAGGGTTCCCTTGCTGCACGCCTCGAAGCAGAATTCCACGCTCTCGGGAACCACCCCCGAAAGCTCTCCGATCAGGAGCACCACCTCGGTCACCTTACGCCCTGCGGCATGCCCCTCGCAAATTTCCACCACGCTTTGTGTTATCGACATCTCGTGCATCTTCCGCCTCCTTGCAGCTCGAAGGCGGATGATAGCAGATAACGGGCCGCTGCAAAAGCTCTCATTCACGCAGTGATGCAGGACTGCAGGGTGAAGTAGAAGATCGCTCCTTTGTCCACCTCGCCTTCGGCCCAGATCCTTCCGCCGTGGCGGTTAATGATCCGCTGCACCGTGGTGAGGCCGATGCCGTTGCCGGGGAACTCGCTGCTTGGGTGCAGTCGCTGGAAGGCGTGGAACATCTTGTCGGCGTTTGCCATGTCGAAGCCGATCCCGTTGTCCTTGACGAAGCAGGTCTTATCCGCTGCCACCTCGCGGGCGCCGAATTCGATGCAGGCCACCTCCCGCATCTGAGTGAATTTCCAGGCGTTTCTCAAGAGGTTTTTTATGGCGATCTCCAGGAGGTTCGCGTCGCCGAAGGTACGGATGCGCGGCTGGATGATGAAGTCCGCTTTGCGGTCCGGGGCGCTCTGCTTCAGGTCGTTGGCCGTCTCGCTCACGAGCTCGGAGAGGTCGACCACCTCCCGCTTCAGGTTTAGGTAGGAGAGCTGGGAGAGCTGCAAGAGCGCCTCGATCAGATCGTTCATATGCTGCGAGGACTTGAAGATCCGCTCCAGGTAATCCATCCCTTCCAGGTCGAGCCTGCCGGCATACTGCTCCTGCAAGGCTCTGGTGAAGCCGCAGATCCTTCTCAGCGGCGCGCAGAGGTCGTGGGCTACCGAGTAGTTGAAGGCCTCCAGATCGCGGTTGATCGATTCCAACCGCTCGGTCTGTTCGGTCAAAAGGCGCTCGACCTGTTGGGTCAGGAGGCTGATCTCCTCGTTGTTGGGCCTTTCCAGCAGCATGTTCCTGATGGTTTCCAACGAGCTGTGCACCGCGGACTTCAGGTCCACCGCGTAGGAGGCGTTCAGCATGCTTGATGCCACTTCCTTGTCTATGTTCAAATACCTGCCCTCCCCGTTCGTCTTCCTTTCCCTGAACATGCCGGCCATTGGGCACCCCCTTTTATGAACCTGGTCGCCCCCGTACTTCTCCTCTTCCCTGGGGCTTTCTTCAAGAGGAACGTCTCCCCTGCTACCTCCCGCATGGGGCGTAATCGCCCGGGGTCCCCCCGGAGCCGGGCCTTCCACTGCACCCGCTCACTGCCTGCATTTACTACAGCAGTAACCATGCCCACCCTTGCCGGGTTAGTTTTTCACAATGATTCTGAAAACTTGTTCCGCAACAGGGGAGCTGGATGGAGCCGCGGGGACCGCAATAAATCTGTCTTTTTCCGGCTTGGGGGCGCGGACCCTTGCGTGGGGCGGGTTTAGGTCGAACAACATTTGTGGCAGTTGCAACGTTTGTTGCCGGTTCAGGGAAAACCCGCCTTTCTTCTGAGCCGGTTGTTGAGGGCCTGCCGGGAAATGCCCAGCAGCGAGGCGGCTTCTCCCTGATTGCCGTTGGACATGCGGAGCGCCTCGCTGATCAGAAGCGTCTGGGCCTCCCTCATACTGGGAAAGCCGTGGAAGGTGACGGTGACGCTTTCCTGTTCCGCGACCAGACGCGAATCCCCGGAAGCCAATTCGATCCTCTTTCTGAAGCTGGAGAGCGGCAAGCCACCTTTCTCGTGCAGCGCCACGGCGTCATAGACCATTGCCTGCAGTTCGCGCACGTTGCCGGGAAAGTGATAGTGCTCCAGCATGCGCAGCAGCTCAGGCGGATACGACGGCTTGGCCTTACCCATCCGGCGCGCCGCCTGGCTTACGAAGTGGTCCAGAAGAAGCGGAATGTCCCCCCTGCGCTCCCGAAGCGGTGGGACATGGATCTGGTGGCAGCAAAGCCGGTAATACAGGTCTTCGCGCAGCCGGCCCTGTTCCAGCAGCATTTTGAGGTCGCGGTTGGTGGCGACAACGATCCCGGCATCGCTTAAGGAAGGCATGTCGGAACCCAGCGGCAGGTACTCGTGCTCCTGGATCAGCCTGAGGAGCTTGATCTGGGAAACCTCCCGCAGTTCGCCGATCTCGTCCAAAAAGAGCGTTCCGCCGGAGGCCCTTCTGATCAGGCCGTCCCGGTTCTGCTGGGCCCCGGTAAAAGCACCCTTGCGATGCCCGAAAAGGGTGTCCGAGAAGACCGCGTCGTCCAGCCCCGCGACGTTCACCGTGACGAACTCCCCCTGGCTCCCGCCGTAGCGGTGTACCGCCTCCGCGAAGAGCTCCTTGCCAACCCCGGTTTCCCCGGTTACCAGTACCGGCTGCCCTGAACGCGACACGGCTTTCGTCCGCCGCAAAAGGGCCAACATCTGCCGGTCCTCGGTGACGATCTCGTGAGACGCCGTATCCCTCTCCCAGTGGTGCGCCGGTCCGCGTGCAAGCCCAAGCGCCCGGTCGATTGCCGCCAGAAAACTTAAGTTGTCTAGTGGTTTGATAAGATAGTCGCAGGCGCCTGCCCGCATGCAGGATACGGCCTGTCCCACCTCGGCGATCCTGGTGCTTATCAATACCGGCAGCTGCGGAAACTCCTCCACCACCTTTTCCAGGAGCTCCTTGCCGCTGACCGTGGAAAGCGACAGATCCAGGATCACGGCCGCCGCCTCGTTGCGCCTCAAAAACGGGAGCAACTGAGCCCCGTCGTCAAAGGCCATCACCGGCCCGATGCCGCGCCCCTTCAGGAGCATGGCGTACAGCATGAGCATCCCTTCGTCGTCGTCGACGAGCACGACTGGGAGCGGCGTTGTGCGACCACTTTTCATGATAGTGCCTCTTCTCCGCTAAACCTGGAAGTACAGGGTACCTCCCCTGCCCGTTTGATCGGCGCACCAGAACCGGCCGCGGTGCAGGTTGATGATCCTTTGTACCGTGGCAAGGCCGATGCCGCTGGAGATGCGCTCCTGCCCCTCTGCTTTGCCGACTATTCCCTTGCCCGGCTGCTCGCCGGGCCTGGGGCCGTTGTCGGAGACGTAGAAGCTCCGCTCCCCTTTCACCTGCGCGGTGCCGAACTTGATCACCGGGTGCTTTACGCCCACAGTGCAGTTGAAGGCATTCTCCAGCAGTTGTTCCATGGCCAACCGGAGCATCTCCCGGTCGCCGGTCACAGTGACACCGTCCTCGATCCTGAAGGTGACCGGGCGGGCAACCGTATCCGATAGCTTCTCGGCTATCTCCGAGGCCATGGCGCTCAAATCCACCTCTTCGGGCTGCAGGCCGGCAGCCGCCAGCGCGGTCAGCCGCTGCAGGGCAGCGATGGGGCCTGCCAGCTCCAGCGCCGCGACGCCTACCTTTTGCAGCATCTCGCGGCAGGGGGTCGAGAGGTCGCCGCCGTAGAGCTTTTGCATTGCGCGGCAGTCCTCGCCGATCCGGGCCAGCCGCCCGCTAAGGTCGTGGGAGACGGCCTCGCCGAACGCCTCCAGCTCGGCGTTTCTCGCCTCCAACTCGTCGCGCAGCCCCTTGAGGGCGTTCTCCGCATGGAGTTTGGCCGACACGTCCAGTCCCACGATCCAGTTGTTCCACCCCCTGATCGGGACATAGCGGGAGATATTGGACCAGGCGACGGTCTTCACCGAGTTGTCTCTGCAGCGCAGGCTCCACTCCCTCCCCCGGTAATCCCCCCCATCCCGCGGGTGCGCCGAGACCACCTCTTCGCGCTGCTCCCCTTCCACGTGGAGCAGCTCCAACATGGGCTTGCCGATAACCTCTTCCACCCTGAAGCCCGTGGCACGTTCGAACTCATGATTGCAGGCGGCAAGCCTGTCGCCGCTGTCGAACGCCATCAGCATGGCCGGTATATGCTGCAGGATGGTCTGCAATTTCCTCTTGTGTTCCAAAAGAGCCTCGTCCTTCTCCTGCATCTCCTTCTCGTTGGCCCTAAGCGAGTCCTCCTCCTGCCAATTCTCATAGATCTTGCGGGCCAGCGCGCCATAGGCCTGTTCCAGCTCCTGCTTGAGACGGTCGCTCTCGGCCAAAAGCGTCGTCATTCTCTGCGCTGTTGCCATAAAGACGTCCACTTCGCAACGCGCCCCCTTGATGCGGCGATCCGAAGCCGCAGGGAAATAGAAAGGGTTGCTGCAGGTTCTGCCGCCGACGATCACCTGCGGGTGCAGCTTCGCCAGCTCCAGGATGGTTTCCTCCGGAAAAAGCTCCCGGTTGTACAGGCAAAGTAGCGTCACGTCGTTTTGTGAAGCGAATGCGGTCAATTCCCTCTCAATACGCTGCAGCAGTTCCTGGCGCTTAGGCTCTAAGACGGCCCACCCCATGTCACAGATGACCCTGGTGCCGCTAAAGCCGTCATCAATGGCGGCAGCGCAGAGCTTGTGCAAGAGTTTCAGCACCCGTTCCTGCTTGAACGCGCCATCCTTGTGCCAGAAATCCTCAAGCGGGAACAGTATCAGAGCGCCTGAGTCCTCCTGTTGTGAGGAGACCGCATTCTGCAGCAAACGCTCCAGCCGGTCCTCCGATCCATGCAGATAGATGCAGCGCTCTCCGATAGCCACCCCCTTCTGTATGAAGGGAAACACCGGGTGGTAGATCTCTCCCTCTCCATGGTAGATGAGGCAGATGTGGTCGTGGCAGTTGACTGTCCCTATGTCCGCGAATTCCAGTTCTTTCGTATCTTCCATCAGCCCCTCTCCTCAGTAATGAGACCGGGTTAGAAAATCCTAAGACAATATACTGGAATAAATTTCCATTGCAATTCAAGTGCGGGGTGAATTTGAAGTCGGCAACAGAGCGCTGGAAGAGGAAAAAAGGCTTTCCATCGGGGAATTATTGACGCAGATCAAGGCGCTGACACCGGAGAAAAGGTACCTTTCCCGCCAGGCCAAGAGGCTATCGAAAAGGAGGATAAGATGTGCGACTGCGGATCTGGTAGTTCTAGGGGGGGAGGTCCTTACGCCACCGGGAGGGAACTGGTGGAGTTCGTGCTGGCGGCCCATGGGGGACAGGTAGCAGTCTCGCCGCTGCCCGGCGGCGCTTTGCAGGTGAGCTGCCAGGAATGCGGCAAGGGATTCGAGCTGAAGACCTTCGTCCAGGGATGCCCCGCCTGCGGCGGGGTGCACGCCGTTTCGCCCCCCAGGGCAAGCGACCCCTGCGCCGTGCAGTACGCCGGAGCCGGCTTCGGGGCGCTCGCCGGTGAAGCCGGGTGGAAATAGAACCAGCTGTCCGCCATCCCGGTGCCGGCATAAAAAAAGCCCGCCGACGAGGCGGGCCCGGAGATGCTTGGCCGAGAAGCGCTGGTTGAGATCAGCGCTTCCCCTGCCGTCCAGGTTCCGACCGCTGCTGCACCCGCGCGAGGTAGACCACGTGGCGCAGTCCGCCGCGGCCGGGACGGTCGCAGGTGACGGAAAAGCCTGCAGCGCGCAGCCGCTTGTCGAATCCCTGGTCGTAGTTTTCGCCCCACACGGCGAAGATCCCGCCCGGTTTCAGCGCGGCACGGGTCATCTCGATGGCGATGGCGCCGTAGAGAGGATCTTCGATCTTGTGCGTCTTCGCGTGCGGCCCGGTGTACAGGTCGAGCACGATGGCGTCGAAACGCGACCTCCCCATGGCGTTTTTCCTGATGGCGTCGGCCACGTCGGTTATCTCCACGGTCACCCGCGGGTCGCTGGCGGCCTGGTTCGTCACCGCAGCCAAAGGACCCCGGCACCACTCAAGCACCACCGGGTTCAGCTCCGCCACCACGACCGTGGCCTTGGGCGGGAGGTTGTCCAGGACCGCCCTCAGGGTGATCCCCATCCCCAGCCCCCCCACCAGCACCCGCGGCGCCTCCTGCTGTTTCAGGTGGCCGCAGGCGAGCTCCCCCAGCGCTACTTCGGAGCGGTGCAGCGAGCTGTTCATCAGCACCAGCCCGTTCACGGTGATCAGGAAATCGCTCTCGCCGCGCTGTCTCAGTTCCAGCACGCCGTCGGCGGTCTTTACGCTTTGCAATACTTGCCAGGGCTGGGCCATGGTCGGTAACTCTCCTTATTTCTTCCAGTGGCGCCGCTGTGCCGCCTCTTCTATCGCCTCGACCTCGGTGAGGAGGGCGAGGTAAGTCTGGTAACGGTCGTTGTTGATCTCGCCGGAGCCGACCCGGTCCCTCACGGTACAGCCGGGTTCCTGACGGTGCCGGCAGTTGTGGAAGCGGCAGGCGTTTTGCTCCAGCGCCTCGAAACCGGGAAAATGGGCCACGAGTTCGGTGGTGGAGATGTCCACCAGCCCGAAATCCCTGAACCCCGGGGTGTCCACCAGCTCGCCTCCCCCGGCCAGGGCATGCAGCGAGGAAACCGTCGTCGTGTGCCTGCCGGTCCAGTTCTGGTCGTCGCTCAGCTCCCCCACCTTCAGGTTGATGTCGGGACAGAGCGCGTTCAAAAGGGAGCTCTTGCCGACGCCGGTGGTGCCGACGAAGGCCCCGCGATGCCCCTCGTGCAGGTAGTCGCGCAAGGGATCGAGCCCCTCGCCGGTGACCGCACTCAGGGTGAAGAAGCGGAGGATGCCGGCGTAGATGCCTGAGAGCTCGGTGCTTTGGGCGCGGGCTTCGGGGAGGTCGCACTTGTTGAAGACGATGAAGGGGATAAGCTGCGCGGCACGCGCCGCGACTATGGCCCGGTCGAGGAAGCCGGCCGGCGTCCCCGGCGCGACCACGATCCCCAAAACGTCCAGGTTGGCGGCGACCATGTGGACCCCGCCGCGGGCGTCGCTGCGGCGCAGCTCGGTCCTTCTGGGGAGCCGCTCCAGCACCTCCCCCACGACGCGGACCTGGTCCCCTACCACATGCCCCGAGTTTCTCTTGACCCGGACCATGCGGCGTTCCTCGTTTTGGAACAGCACCTCGACAGCCACGCCGAAATGGGAGACGATCACTCCGCTTGCTCCCTGCGCGCTTGTCTGTTGCGACTTTTTAACCATATGCCGTCCGCTCTCCCGTCCTTAGTCGCCCCCGCTTCCGGGCGGCCAGGGATGGAGAGTACGGCAGGAGCGGAAAGTTGTCAACAAAACCCTATTTACGGCGATGAGAGAGGAGTATAGGGACAACTGGAGAGTTGACATGAAGAAGCTTTTGTCTGATAGTTTGCCTTATGCGGCCCCTGCGTTTATTTAACCTGTTGCCAGAATCAGAGCAGCTCGCTTTTAAGAGCATCGGGGCGGATGAGGGAAGAACCTGATAGAGAAGAGTTGCAGGCAAAGGGCGCCGGCGGGCACCCGAAGGATGGCAGTCATGAGCAAAGAGACAGTGGACGAAGCAATCGACATGTATCTCGCGGAACGGATGCAACATGGGAAACAGTTGGCTATCTCGCACTTCCTCGCCTGCCTTTACCTGAAGCAGCAAAGAGACGAGATCGTAGAGTCGATGCGCCGGGTGCGCGGCATGACCCGCTACTACATCGACCTCACCAAGGTGATGCTGAACCCGTTCAAGGGTCCCGAAATCGCCTGGCTCGCCTCCATGCTGAACATCGCCATCTACGGCGCGGTGCTGATCTCGGTCGAGGAGCAGAGGATGCTCGGCATAGCGTTATTGTCCGGAACGCTCGCCAACGGCTTCTACCTGATACGCAGCGTGGCCAGGAAATGGTGCGACCTGCACGTCAGGCTGGCGATCTACGACGAGATCGTGCAGATCACCGACAGTGAGTTGAAGGCGCTCGCCTGAGCCTTGCCTCACGCCAGCGCCAGGGCCAGTTCGGTCAGGCTCCCGACCGCGATATCGCTCAGTTCGGGCCACCGGAAACTGCGCGCCGGATCGACATGGATGGTACCGGCGCCGGCAGCGCGGCCGGTGAGCAGGTCGAAGGCATAATCACCCACCATTACCAGTGCCGCCGGGGAGACTCCCCAGCGGCACGCTAGTTTCAGGATCCCGTCCGGGTCCGGTTTCGCCAGCGCATCGTCACGCCCGAGCACGTCGTCCGCAGCTATAAAGGGCATAAGCCCGATCCTTCCCAGCGTCTTCAGCGCGATCTCCCGCGTGTTGCGGGTCAGCACCCCCAGCCGCGCCCCCCGCAGGTGCAACAGCTGCACCAGCTCCCGGGCCCCTTCCGCAGGTTCGGTCCTTCCCGCCAGTTCCTCCTCGATGCTCACCAAAAGCGCCTTGGCCGCAGCCGCTTCCGGCTCCGGGAGAGCATCCAGGTGCCCAAGGATGTCGCACCCTTCCGGGACGCCTAAAAGCGAGCGGATCTGCGCGAAATCGTGGATGGCGACGGTAAGGGTCCCGTCCAGGTCGAAGACCCAGTGCCGGCTCTGCAAGAGGTTCATTTTCAAAGGTGATTTCTCCATAGGAAGGTTCAGGGGGTCGTCGCCTCGGCGCCGGGGAGCTTGGGCGCTTCCAGGGCCGGATGCGACACGGCCCGCGCCAGGAGCTCCTCCACGAAGGAGCCCAGGGCCGCATGGACCTCGTGCGACCCAGACCCCGCCAGTATGCCGTGGCGCTGCAGGGGGAACATCAGGTATTTCTTCTTCGCGCTCCCCAGCATCTCGAAGAGCCGCTGCGACCCCTGCGGGTCCACCACCGGGTCCCATTCCGCCTGGGCCACCAGCACCGGCACCCCGATCTTCGCCAGCTTCGGCTCGAGCCCCCTCATGAACCGTTCCATGGCACGCAGCGCCGATACCGGAATCCTGGTGTAGTTAAGTTCCGGCCGCTCGGGGACCGACTCGACGAACTCCTTCTTGGCCCACTGGTATTTTATGGCGTCCATGACCCGGTTCCAGACGTTGACTGCCGGCGCGAAGCGCGACGAGATGTCCAAAAGCCGCTGCGGGGGACAGACCGCGAAGACCCCAGCCACCTGCGGGATCCGGGCTGCGCAGTCGAGCGCGACCCCGCCGCCGAAAGAGAATCCTCCCAGCACCACCCGGTCGCAGAGCGCGCTCATCAGGGCATAGCCAAGGTCCACCGATTCCACCCACTCCCGCCCGGTCCGTCGGGCCAGGTCCTCCGGCGAGGTGCCGTGTCCCCTGAGACGCACCAGGTAGACCCAGAACCCGCGCTCCTGCAGGTAGCGCCCAAGTTCCAGCATCTGGGCCGGAACCGAGAGCAGCCCGTGCACGAGGACCACCCCCAGACGGCGCGACCTCCCCTGGAGCAGCAGCGGCGCTCCGACCTCGGGCGGCTTGCTTTCGTTTTCCAGATAGAACTGGGCGTAGTCCTTGGCGAACTCATCCTTCGCCTCCCGCTCCAAAAGCGCCGCGACCCGGTTTTTCACCATGCGGCCGGGTAGCCAAGCGGTCAGGTGCACCTCCCGCTGCAAGACGGTGAGCGGCAGCACCTCGTTGGCGATGACCCCAAGCGGGTTGTCGATCCTCGCGCGCTGCAGCTCGAAGGGGGCGGAGAACTTGGCTCGGTCCTTGACCAGTTCGCCGTCCCGCAGGACGACCACTCCCTTTTCCTGCGCGATCTGGATGAACTCGCTGTACTTATGGTAGCGGTCGTCGGTGAGCAGGGAGACCTGCCCCGTGGTGAGGCTGCGGTGCCTGTGACAGTCGGTGGAGCTCAGGCATTGGGTGGCGAGCAGGAAAACCCGGCGGCGGAAATCGTCCTCGGCTATGGACTTGAAGGGGTAGGCCCTCAGCATCGACGCGAAGAGGTGGTCGTGGTTCACCGTGGTGAGCTGGTAGATGGAGGCCATGCAGCGCTCCATGAGCTTTCCCGACGCCCGTTTCATGTCGTCCAGCGAGGGGAGCCTGTCGTCGAACCCTATCGGCTCCCTGGAGGCGATGTCGGCCTGGATCGCGTTGCCGCGGAGATAAAGCGCCGGATCGATCGCCTCGCCGAAGCGGACGTCTATGTCGACCCCGGAGAGGAGCATGCTCCCTTCGGTCAGGATCTCTTCCCTCAGGCGTAGCGACATCTCCTTCATGAAAAGTCCGGCCAGCGAACTCAGCGCGTTTTCCCGCGCCCTCAATGGATAGTAGGTGATGTTCACCGGGACGATCCAGCACTTCCCCTGTACGACCGGCGCCAATTCGGCGATCTGGAAGAGCCCTTTTAGTCTCGCCACCTCTTCCGGCGCGCTATGCTCCAGCTGCGTCAGCCTCTGCCGGTAGAATTCGGTGCGCAGCGCGAGCGTCGCGGCCCCCGAATGGGGGCGCTCGCCTATCGAGGGAAGCAGCCTGCGCTGCCGGAAGAGTTCCTTGTCCTTCACCATCCGCCCTTCGGGGAAGATGATCCAGTTGGCCTCCCCGGTCAGAAGCGTCTTCACCATGACGCGGTCGCGGTCTGGGTTTCTTGTGGAGACGGCCCCCATCATGTCGAGGAAGCGCCCCAATGGCCCGGCGAACAGCGAGGCATGGGCCAGCGACCAGACCGGCACCCCGGTCAACTGGTGGATATGGTAGGGAAGGAGCATGGTCTCGATGCGGGTGAAGTGGTTCACCGCGAAGATCACGCCCCCCTTGGGGATGTTCTCCTTGCCGTGCACATGCACCCTCAGCTTGGAGAACCCTTCCAGCAGGGCGATCATCCGGCCGGTGGCTAGATACGCCTGGCGGTTCATGGCTTGTCCCCCAGTGCATCCCTAAGCCACCCCGGGCGGTTGGTCATGATGGAATCCACCCCCAAGAGCAACAGCCTCCGCGCGGCCCGCGCCCGGTCCACGGTCCAGACGTGAAGCTCCAGATCCCTTTGCCTCAGCTCCCGCACCAACTCGGAGTCGAGCGCGCCCTTGTCACTGCTCGCCAGTCCGTCGGCGCCGCAGCCGGCCAGGGTGGCGATGATCTCCTGGTGCGACGGGCGCCATCCGTTTCTATAGCGGTAGTCGGTGAGCCAGCAGGCGCGGTAGGCGGGAAGCTCTTCCTTCACCGCCTTGATGAGCCCGGCGTCGAAGGCGAGAAAACGCACCTGCTCCGCCGGCACCCCTGACGCCGCCAGCTCCTCCTTAAGCTTGGGGACGATCTCGGTGCCGCTTTTCAACTCGATGTAGATCCTCTTTCCTTGTGGCAGGAGGGCAAGTATCTCGCGCAGGGTCGGGATGCGCTCCCCCCTCCACTGCGCCCCTTTCCAGGAGCCGAAATCGAGCCGTTCAAGCTCGGGGAGGGACATCTGCGCCACGGCAAGGTCCCCGTCCGAGGTGCGGGCGGTGCGCTCGTCGTGCAGGCAGACGATCCGGCCGTCGCCGGTCAGGCGGAAATCGGCCTCGATCCCGTCCGCCCCCTGCTCGAAGGCAAGCCGGATCGAAGCGAGGGTGTTCTCGGGGGCATCCCGGGAGGCGCCACGGTGGCCGATGATGAGCGTGTTGCAAGCCATGCTGTTCCTCACGTTTTGGTCGGCGGAAACGTTCATTAGCATACGCGTGCCCGGATTAGAAATCAACATAACCCCTTCTCACCTTTGCCTTTTCCCCTGAGGAAATGACTGTAGAGGGCGCTGGCGCAGATGGTGAGGAACTTGGTGAGATCGCTGTCGCTGCGCGAGGTGAGTATGATGGGGGCGCTGGCGCCCAGGACCACGTTGGCAACCTCGGCCCCCATGGTGAAGACCCAGCTCTTGTAGAGAAAATTCCCCCCCGAGATGTGCGGCACCACGAGGATGTCGGCGCGCCCGGCCACCGGGTTCCCCACCATCCCCTTCTTGGCCACCGCCTCCGGGTAGAGCGCCAAGTCGTAGGAGAGCGGCCCGTAGACGTCGGCCCCCTCCCACTCCCTTTTCGAGAGTGCCTGCTCCAAAAGCGTCGTCGGGATCTTTGCCGACGGCACCTCGTTCGCC
Proteins encoded in this region:
- a CDS encoding alpha/beta fold hydrolase — protein: MNRQAYLATGRMIALLEGFSKLRVHVHGKENIPKGGVIFAVNHFTRIETMLLPYHIHQLTGVPVWSLAHASLFAGPLGRFLDMMGAVSTRNPDRDRVMVKTLLTGEANWIIFPEGRMVKDKELFRQRRLLPSIGERPHSGAATLALRTEFYRQRLTQLEHSAPEEVARLKGLFQIAELAPVVQGKCWIVPVNITYYPLRARENALSSLAGLFMKEMSLRLREEILTEGSMLLSGVDIDVRFGEAIDPALYLRGNAIQADIASREPIGFDDRLPSLDDMKRASGKLMERCMASIYQLTTVNHDHLFASMLRAYPFKSIAEDDFRRRVFLLATQCLSSTDCHRHRSLTTGQVSLLTDDRYHKYSEFIQIAQEKGVVVLRDGELVKDRAKFSAPFELQRARIDNPLGVIANEVLPLTVLQREVHLTAWLPGRMVKNRVAALLEREAKDEFAKDYAQFYLENESKPPEVGAPLLLQGRSRRLGVVLVHGLLSVPAQMLELGRYLQERGFWVYLVRLRGHGTSPEDLARRTGREWVESVDLGYALMSALCDRVVLGGFSFGGGVALDCAARIPQVAGVFAVCPPQRLLDISSRFAPAVNVWNRVMDAIKYQWAKKEFVESVPERPELNYTRIPVSALRAMERFMRGLEPKLAKIGVPVLVAQAEWDPVVDPQGSQRLFEMLGSAKKKYLMFPLQRHGILAGSGSHEVHAALGSFVEELLARAVSHPALEAPKLPGAEATTP
- a CDS encoding glycerophosphodiester phosphodiesterase — its product is MACNTLIIGHRGASRDAPENTLASIRLAFEQGADGIEADFRLTGDGRIVCLHDERTARTSDGDLAVAQMSLPELERLDFGSWKGAQWRGERIPTLREILALLPQGKRIYIELKSGTEIVPKLKEELAASGVPAEQVRFLAFDAGLIKAVKEELPAYRACWLTDYRYRNGWRPSHQEIIATLAGCGADGLASSDKGALDSELVRELRQRDLELHVWTVDRARAARRLLLLGVDSIMTNRPGWLRDALGDKP